TACAGGCTCGCCCAAGTAAGTGAAGGCAGCTTTCTTCCCGGTATGCAGTCTGGCCTGGGGGTTTCTTGGTGAGAAAGTAGGGCAGCCCTAGTGGCAGTGCGTCAGGACCCGAGAATGAATGACAGGTGTCAGGAGCACACACTGCAGTCTTCTCCAGCAGCTCTAGGTCAAAGGTCCTCCTCTAACAACTTCAGGAAATGGTGCAGATGGTACTGGGGTTCTGATTCTTCATTGCTTGCTGCTTCTGAATTTCTTTCGAAATCCGTCTTTTAATTCCTATCAAGTACAGTTCTCGGTCAAACTTGCCAGCAGCTAGTGGAATGCTGTGAGGGAGAAGCAGTGTTAGGAATGCCTCGGCTCCCTAGCACAGGTGCCGTCCTGGACCAGGGTGCCCCCTGGATGGAGCCCCAGGGCTACCTGAGGGTTACGGCCTCCAAGCATCAGGCCGCCAGCCACACTGCCCTTCAGGGCTAGCTCTGCTTCTCCCTGGGGCCCACTGGGAGAGACGGCAGCCAATCTCGAAGACTTCACTCCTAAAGccgcctcctccctttccttcgtCCTGAGGTCACAGGACAAGCCTCCTTGGGCAACCCTGAGGATACTGGGAGCAGCTCCCTAGACAGCAACTTCACGTTGGACCCCAGGGGCTGCCAGCACCCCACCCACCTTGCTTGTTGGCAGTGCATGTTACTGCACCTGCCCAGCCCAAGCCACAGCCAGAGCCTGGGAGGGAGCCAGGCACAGGGGATACTCACTTATCTCGGCCAGGCCTCACTTTCACCCGGAAAAGGCCATAGACAGGGCGGTGGTCAGATGTCTTAATCCCAGGGCAGGAAGAGTACTTCACAGGACAGATGTCGCCCTTATGGCGGCTTCTGTACAAGACCCGGTCCTTCAGAAGAGACGGCAGAAGCAGGAGCACTGATGAGGTGTCATTCTGCTGCAGGCCTGGCCTGTATGCCTCTGCCCAGCTTTGTCCTATAGCAACCCTCCAGCCACGACCCTCAAACGCTTTACTGCTGGGGTTCTAAAGACCTATGGGGTGGTGCCTGCTTCCTCCTGGCCCTCTAGGAGCCATCGGGCGCTGCCTTGCCCCCACAGCTGCCCCAGTACTGGATCTCAGGTctggcagggagcagagttgTACAGGAGTCTCTCCACCTTCCCTCCAGATCCCTGACTGCAGAACAAGCTGTGGCCTGGGAGAGTATGGGGCATAGGCTGTCCTGGCACTCGGAGCATGTCTGAGGGCCAGCTTGCCTGTGCTTTGCAGCATCTTTGGAGGAGGGCACCATCAGTCAAAAGAGACTCTGAGGTTGGGTCACTGGCCTGGCAGGCTGTGGTGTGCATTAGAGGGCTCCTCAGTGCCAGCCTGTGGAGGTAGAGGCTGGCCTGGGTGCCTACCGTGTAGGAGGGAGTCCTCTGTTTGGAGGTGCTGTCATAGGTGTCCTTCCCAATGTCAAACTTGTATGATGGGAGGAAGTGGATGTCCGGTTCCTGGAAGCCCTTGAAGATGGACCCTGCAACACAGGCTAGCTCAGATCAGCACAAGCCCACACGTGCTGGCCAGCCCCAGGCTGCTCACCTTTCTTCATCTCCTGGATGAGCTGGTCATGCTGCAGCAGTGCCGGCACATCCACATCCAGACCCTGCTTCAGGATGGCCTCCACAGCCATGCGTCCACCACTTAGGCGGAAGTTAAAGTCTCCAAACCAGAACACCTCATCGAACCGGGTGGTGACATCCGCTGGGTACAGGGAAAAGTGCATCCATGCTGGTCTCCCCTTCTGTGGCCACAGTGACAGATGCACAAACCCCAGGCCAAGCAATGGAGCTTCTCCACCTGGGTGCCCTCCCCCAAGAATCACAGGACAGCTGGTGGGAGTGGGGGAGGCAGGCAGTGAGGTCTTCTGGCTTGTCCAGATTTGGACAGCTGTAGACAAGCCAGAAGCCATCTAAGCAGTGATCCTCATAGCGAACTGGCCACTGTCTCTGACCCTTACTACCCTGGAGGGTAGGTGGCAACGATGCAGACCCCAGCTAGCAGGTGAGCAAGAGTGGCCCAGCTGGACTTGGGGGTCTCACAGGTCCACGCACCATCTGTGCAGCAGTACCAAGTGACTTCCTGACCTTGACTCTCATACCCCTAAACAGTTCCTGCTAAACCATGCAGAGAACAAGTGAGGAGATGCCCGAGGCACCTGCCAAGCACAGCTCACCTGCACTGGAACGGTAGGGGTTGGTGTCTGGTACGTTCCTAGGCAGAGCCAGGGCTTGGATGGTTCTGGTGTAGTCCAGCAGCCGCTCGGCCACCTTCCCATCACCAGCTGTGAGGGTGGAAATGGGTGGGGACATGGGTTTCTAGACACACGTCCAAGGGACCTGCCTGGCCACCCCACCCTGTGAGGCTCTGGACAGCTCTGCCTCAGTGGCTGTCCTGAGCACAGCAGGTCCTATCAAGGCAGAGTGACTGGGAACCAGGGCCTTGGCTGACAGCGACTCACAGGTGAAGTGGGACGTGATGAAGAGGAAGGAGGTGCCGAAGAAGGTAAAGCTGACGCCCAGGGCCCCCTTGGTCTTGATCTGGGACACAATGCGTGTCGTCACCGTGGAGCACTCCACCTCTGTGAGGGGTGGGGTGGACAGCCTCAGTGAACCTGCGCGAAGGCCCCACGCCACCTGTGCCTGTGTGTCACGCAGCAGTCTCCAGGGCCAAGTCCCAGAGGACCAGTACATCTGTCTGAGAGCAGCCCTGTGTGGAACCACCACTCTCTGAGTGCACCTGGGGCTGTGGGACATGGTGCCTACCTGAGCAGAACCAGATGAGGTCCCTGCGGATGAACAAGGACACGTACAGAACCCCGTGGGCTGCCGAGGACAGGAGCACGTAGCGGGGGCCCAGTGTCTCCTGAAGGCGTGTCTCCCATTCCCGCCTGTGGGAAAGAAGTAGgcggctggggtggggggagcacaGCTGGAAAGGCCCCCAAAGGACTCCTGGGGATTCCCCAAGACTGAGCTCCATCTTCTTGCACTGAGAATGGTGGATGGGCAAAAGGAAGGCCACCTCCTGGGGCTGAGGCCAAGTCCCAACAGTCTGCCTCTGTTCCAGATCCCTGTGGGACCCGCACAAGCACTTCTGTCCCACCCTCTGCTTGGCTGGGCTCGCAGGGCAGGGGTCTCCCTTACAGTGCCTGGTGCCCACTCCCCACGGTATGTGCCAAACAGGCCCCAGGAACTCACTGGGATGCCCACAGGCTACATCCTGTGTCAGGACGGCCAATGATGCCCTTTGGGTCAACAAAGAGCCTGCGGAGGGCCAAAGTGGCCTAAAAAAAATCCAGCACTGTTCCTTGCTACCTTTACAGCCTTGTAAATCAACTATTGgtttacaaaaaaatgaaaactgccTATCTCAAATTATCTGCATCAGTATCTGTAAAGAAACCAACTTGCATGTCCAGCCTGGCATGGAGATTAGCACATGGGGCCTCAGGCCCACAGCTTCAGACTCAGGCCTGACTTAGCACTGCTGTCCACAGAAGATAATGCTGGGCCCGAGGGGCTTGGAGGGGGCCCAAGCCGGTGCCTACCTGTCAGAGcagccctcctgcaccccaatgaCATACAAGTCCTGGGTGTAGTCAGCCTCGGTGGGCAGCAGGAACTCATCCAGGCTTGGCGGGAGCTCCTATGGAGAGGAGCACAAGATAGTATTACATCAAGGCCACTGGCTCCTCAGGCCTGGGCAGAAGCCATGGAGCACCTGTGCCACTACCCAGTGGTGGCTGCAGGGCACCCCTTCTGAACGAGGGAACCGAGGCTACTGCAGTTGATACTGAGGTGTGGTTTCTACGTCCCATGGACCTTGACACCCTAGAGGCCTCATGTCTAGGTAGGCTgctctgcctcagtcttcctccCTGAGTACGAGCACAAGCTTGTCCATCACCATCTCCCCACTGACCAAGGCTGTGTCTGTGACGCCCCTTGTGCTTGATGGGCATCTGGCATCTAGTCTGTGTTGCTTGCCACTAGGCCTCTCTACCCCTCAGGTACAGTCAACCTTGGCCAGGTCGGTTGTCTGgcccctcatggagctggtggcCAGGGAGATGCAGGTGGGCACTAGGGGCCCTCTCAAGGGAACAGTGTGCTTTCCCTGCTCTACCTGCACACCTCTGCTGGGACTGGCGATGGGGCATCAGGCCTCGGCTCCCAAGAGCAGAACCACACAGGAAGCAGTTCTGACTGCTCAGGCGCCACCCTGCACTCTTACCTTCTGGCCCTGCATGTTCCAGGTGGCCACAAAGAGGGCCATGTTCCGGTCTGGGAAGTACTGGGTCAGCTCATCTGCCCCTAGCAGGGCCCCACTGGCCAGGAGACTCCCCTCCAGGTAGCTCCTGCAGAGAAGAGGCAGAATGTTTCAGTGCGCAGCCAGGAGAAGTGACCGTAGGGACATGCTCTCTGGGCTCCCAGTCCCCGAGACTTGAGGCCAGCAGCAGGGCTGCTTGGGCCCAGAGGGGCAACACTGAGCCCCACAGAATGTTGGCACCATCTCCCCTTGAGTCCGGGTTCCCTGAGCCAGAGCATGCATGAGAAACTGCCTGCTCCGATAGAGTGAGCTGTGCCTGCTGCCACTTTGGGCTGTTTTGGTAGGTAAGGTTCTGGGAGGTCACAGAAGCAAAGCCAAACTCTGTGCTGAGAATAGGGTTGGTTGGGTGGACATAGTGTATTTCAGGGAGGGGCCTGGCTCTCCACTCCTCCCCAGGTCAACACAGTGGGACGGGTTAGGATAGGAAGGCAGAGGAGCCCATCTCAACCACCCAACTGCAACGGGATGGATGTCGTAACACACCACAATGCCACGTAGCACACCACAATGCCGCGGGACCACAGGAAATAGCGGCAAGCCGCTGACCCTACTGCAGGCGCCCCTTGCCTCTCCTGCCACAGGGTCTGCAACACTGCCTGTAAAGACACCAGGCATGTGCAGCTCTGTGGACCACCTGTCAGTCACAGTCGCTGGCTCTGCCACCATGGTGCAAAAGTCTCAAGGGCCACACGTACCTTGAAAACCATCACACAGAAATGGAACCTGGACGTCAGGGGATGGGCATCACTGTGAAGTATTGCAAGTTCTGATTTTCTTCTAGCCATTTAGATATGTAATCTGGTCTCTGCCTGCTACCGGTAGGACAGGCAGTGGCTAGACACACACGTGTCCCTCCACAAAGTATCTGGACATGTCTTTCACAATGGGAGGCGAGAATCCAGTTCCTCTCTACCTGGTCCCTGCTACTGTCCCCTTAATCACAGGCCACTCTTCTACACAATCTGGAGGGCCCATCTCCATGGACAGGGAGGCTGTGCCTGCTCTACCATTTCTGCCGAGGCCTGACCTGCTCAACCGTCTGGCCTGCCCAGGCCAGGGCCAGCCATGCTGTTTCCAATCAGTTTCCAGGCTGCATCCACCCTGCATCTGACTGCTCTGCCTctcacatccctgtaatcccatgACTTAACTTCCTTCCCACCCAGCAGGCTCCAAGTCTGCCATGCCAGCCCCAGAGACACCAGGACACAAAAGCTGGTTCAGCTCCTGGGGCCTTGGCACCCCTGGTGCCTATGGAGCTTCAGCACTAGCAAAGGTGGACTCTTCAGAGCCCTTGTTCATGGACACTGCAGGCTTCTCACGCTCTTCAAGGGCATGGCCTGCCTCTTCTGAGGCCACTTTCCCCTCATCTTCATCCTCTCTGATCCTGCTAGAGACAAACCCCAGGCGAGCAGTGGGCCTGAGATGGGGGAGGGTGGGGTTGGAGTGTGCTTCTTCCTGGGGCTGGGATAGCCATGCCACTGGCCGCTTCCTCACACCCCAGGTTCCCAATCCACCACTGTGCCCTAGCTGCACTTCGCCCTTGCCCCCTCTCAAACTGTATTTAGGGTGGGCCCTGGACTTGATGTCCTTGAGTGGCCACCTGAAGACACAGGTAGATTGGAGGGAGGCAGCCATCAGCCAGCTGCCCCTGAGGCCCTGGGAGCCCTGGAAAGAAGGGGTCCCTTCAAAGGGACCTTGTTCTGGACTTATGCTCCAGAACTGGGAACCCTGCAGGAAGCACTTCCTGCTCTGCCTGCTCACAGTCCCTCCGCCCCAGTGCTCCAGCAGCATGGCATTGGAACACTGAGGGCAGGCAGCCCTCCTAGGACAAGACCCAGGTCCTAGGACAAGACCAGGCTCAGGAGAGGAGGCCATGGGTTTTGACAGGCTGAGCCCAAGTCGTCTGTGGGCCCTTGGTTAGGGTTATGATAGAAGTCAGGCAGACAGGAGTGACATTGGGGTGGCACTAGCCTCTTTTCAAGCTACGAAACTCTATGTAACATCACAGAGAGCCACACACAGGAACCAAGGGCCTATGCCTCCTCCAGGGTGTGACATCTCCACTCAGCTGTGGGGACAGAGCAGGTCTGGAGCACAAGCCATGAGCAGGTCTTGAAGCAGAGCACAGAAGTccctgtggtttcaggcatcaCCAGGCTGCCACTcccctgggaggcagagcctttTCTTGCCTGCAGCCTGTGGGTCCTGCTAACTGTCCTGCTGAAATGCCAGCCTGTGCCCAgagcccctgagggcaggggacTGCAGGCAGCCTATGGCTGCTCAATGTCCCTCACACACAGCGGTTAAACAGAAAAACACTCAAGGCAGAACAGAAGGAGGCCACCTTCCACTTGGAGGACCACCAGCACAAAATGCAAGCCAGCCAGCATACGGATGGAGCATGGGGGTGCCATCTTTTACAAGAGCACCCTGCCTCAGTGCAGTGATCAGGCAGGAAAAGTCCTGGAAGAGAGGCCGAGAGGCAGAGGGGCAGCGTGTCTAGGACGCATACCTGGCGTCACATGGGAGATGGCTGCTGAAGGGAGACCTGCCCTCTTCTCTGCCTGCACGTGAGGTATTCTTTAAGAGAATGCTTGCACAGCCtgctccccagcaccaaaacaggCCATGGCGAGACTGCCCTCCCAGCAGCCTTACCTGCTCCGGACGTCCTTGGTGCGGATGGGTGCCAGGAGGCTGAAGGAAGACTTGGCTGAATGAAGGGAGTGGGTGTCACAGGCCAGGGGGCTCCGTGGCCGGCTGGGGCCCAGGCTGCTATGGGCCCGTACCAGCCTGGGCTGTGCGTGGTGCTTGTGGTCGGCATGCTCGGAGTCAACCTTGTTTGCCATCCTTGGGGAGTTGGAGGCCACGTTCAGATCTGGGGTGGGTGGTGGGCGAGGGGGACACAGGATGGCCAGCCTCGGGGAGCTCCCAGCTGGGGCAGCCTCCCTGTGCAGCAACTCCAGGGAGGTGCTGATCATTCCAGAGAGACAGTTACCCCATGAAGAGGGGCTTCCACCCTCACTGCCCACAGCCCTGCGGGGCTTGGGGATCTCCTGCAAAGATGTGCTCAGGCAGGGTGGGGGGCAACTGTGGGCCGGGGCCTGGGGGGCCATGTCCTGCTCGGAGCCCTTGTAGGGGCTGGCCCCACCCTGGGTGGCCAGGTCCTCCTGGCTCCGTGGAAAACGCCTCCTTCTCCAGCCCTTATCATCTAAGGACAGGGTCCGCTCTAGCCTGGGCCTCGTGGGGGGCTGAGGGGTGGTGGGTTTTGCCCGGGCTTGGGGGTCCTCACTGCTGATTTTTGCCGGATCACTGAAAGAAGGCACGGGGTTCTTCTCAGGGTCCTGGCGGTGGGGAGTGGGCAAGGCCCCAGGGCTTGGGAGGAGGTCTTTGTTTGCTCCAGGAAGGCGTCCCTTGAGCATTCTGGCTTCCAGCTGCCCAGGAGCCTCTGTGTGACGCATGCACGTGGCCTTGGTCGGCATGGTGCAGGAGCCCTCACCCAAGCAGCCTGGCCCTCTGAGATAGCTCCTCCCTAAGTTGCCACCAACTCAAGTGTCAGGGACACAGTCGGTGGAGGTCACCGGGAGCAGAGGAAAGAAGCTGGGAGGCCCCTCTTTGGCCTGCTGGGGTGGTCCTTCTGGGGAGGGCAGTCCTGCATGGTTGGAGTCACCAAGGCCTGGAGGAAATCCCAGAAACCTTGCTGTTAGGGGTCCCAGGTCTCCCCAGGGAGGCGGGCCTGCTGTCCTGGAGGACGTCCGTGGTGCTGCTGGTGACAGCCAGGGACACATCCAGGAGGAGCTGGTCCGCGCTTCCTCCCTGGGCTGGGGAAGCCTGTCCCCGCCCCTGGGCCCACCTCCGGGTGCCGCGGCGACACCAGCCCTCCCGCCCCACCCGGGCCAAGTGGGGCCGACGGGCCGGGTCGCCCGGGCTCACCTGCGCCCGCCTCTCCCCGCAGGCCCTGCCGGCGCCCGAGGGCCCACCCACCGCGCCGGGCGCGGGCCTGGGAGGGCGTGGGCCGGGCCGGCCCCGGCCGCCCGCAGCAACGACCGCGCCCGCGCGGGGCTGAGCGCGGCCTGGAACGTGGCCCAGGGGTCAGCGCACGCGGCCCGCTCAGTGGTCACCCCGGCCCCGCCCCGAGCGCCGCCGCCCCGCAGCCCGAGCGCTACAGCAGCGGCCCCTGGTGGCCGGAGGACCACGCCCGCCGGAGGGAGGGTGCCGCGGGCAGACTGTTAGGCAGCGACGACGGAGCACCGAAGCAGCACCCATGGGATGCCCCAGGCCCGGTGTCTCCACACTAATCTCTCAGCAAACACAGGAAACCACAAAAGGTACTTGAGAGCCCAAAATAGTTTATTTAACAATTTGCATTTAGGAAAAATAGCAGCTCCCACCTCGGAGGGAGCTTCCTGGATCAAGTGGCAGGCAGTCACATCCTGAGCAGGGATGCTCTGGAGGGCGAGGGTCCCTGCAGGCACACCTCTCAGTGGTGGGAACTGGTGGGTCCAGGCACACTGGCCTGGGAAGCAGTCTGGAAACTTTCTGGGGGTCTTTCCTAGATGATGAAGTAAACTAGAAAACTGGGAAGGGCTGTGCTAATTCCACATTCTACAATCTCTACACTTAACTCAAAAATGCCAAACCGTTTATGTTCCCCCAGCAGGACCTACCCAAATTATTACCTactgatttttataaatatttaaatctcCCCTTTCCTTCAGTCTCTAGATCAACAAGAATAAGGAGTTTTAAGAACAGTCGGTGAAGCCTTAAAGCTGTCTGGGAAGAGTGGGAGGCCTGGTGGGCCTGAAGCTACTGAAGGTCTCCACTTGGGGCAGAGACCAAGGCTCCAGAGGTCTGTCGGGAAAACTCCAAGCCCCTCCCTTCAAGATGTACCAACTTGGTTGGTGCACACCAACCAAGGGGCACGGCACATGGGTGCAGCCTGCACAGCTCCTTGGCCAGGTGTCTGTGCAAGCTAAcactcaggaagggagacccACACTGGCTGGTTACATCAGCTCTCTGGGGCTCCTCCTAGTGACCAGGTCAGGCATCCCAATTAGGCTGGAAATATCTTCATTACCAGAGAGAAATGCACTCCCCAGCTGTGAGCACCTGCAAGGTGCGAGGCCGAGGCTCCTCTTAGGTCTTTTTTCTCAACATCCTCAAGGAATTGTAGGTTCATTTGCAATAATTGTCAGGTGGTTggagcaaggccctggtttccCAGGAGCATCGACCGCCTCATGTGGCAACCCCCATCCAGCCTTGCTTCATGGGATGTGGTCAAGAGGCTCAGAGCGTCACATTCTCAGATAACCCTAAGTTACTAGGAAAGGAACACCGTGCTTTCGTGTAAAAATGAATCAGATTCACTCTATCCAGCATCTGAAAGGAACCATGGAATTAATTTTGCAATAATTCATAGAGATGGACGGTAAGGAGGAGATGCACAGTATGACCGGCTCTGAGGTACTGCCATGTCCACTGGGGGCAGGAGACCCTAGGCAGTCCGTCCAGTTCATGGTGGAGAACATTCACCTCAGGGTTCCAAGTGCAAATCCAAAAGGGGATGACTCTAGTTCAGTGCTGGGTATTTCCTCTGGCCAATCCTCCCTGGCCTTGAGCTCCCTGAGCTGGTGGAGGCCTGGAACAGAACAAACAACACTGATCTGTGTGCCCTCCTCCAGGACGAGCAGCACCAGGGGCCATGCAGCAGGAGGCCGGTTAGTGGGACGAGCCACAGGAACTGCTGACTCAGATCAAATGGACACTAACTGGGGAACTGTGCGTCCACCCACCACCCTGAAGGCCTTGGTGGCTGCACTTGGTCATTCCTGGTACATGGGAATATATAGAGGGTTTTTTCCACAGTGGCTCATTCTGTCAGGGCCATGAGACCTGAGGCTAGTTCTGCAGAGCTGGTGCAGCTGAGTGTGCGGTAAGTTGAGTGGTGGCCAGTGGCTGGTGGCTTCCCTACTACACATGGAGCAGGCCACCAGGCACCAATGGCAGAGCAGACCTTCCTCCCCGTCTTTGACACCTGCTGGACCAAAGGCAAGGGACGGGGCAAAGCTATGAGGCAAGTACAAGATGAAgtgaaaagaagagaaggaagtgaCATCATCTGAAGCTGAAAGCAGCTAGATGCAAATGTAACTGGGGACGCAGCAGTGTTGGGGGGTCACAACCTCATCTGGACAGGGCCATCAAGGGAGCACTAGCACCCTGCAGGACAAATGTGATCAAGAGCCCGTGGGCCAGGTGGCCAATTGACAACAAAGCCAGGTAAGCTTTGCATTTGGAATCCCAAGATGCCTTCTTCCCCTATCGCATTCACCTTGAAATGGCAGCCAGACCACACTCCAAGGCAAGAGactggagagaggagagaagatagaggCAAAGAAATCAAAGAGTACTTCTGAACATTTCCCTGGAGGAGGCACACAAAGGCCAGcacagcgggggggggggggggtccagcCCTCAGCATAGGCACCCTCAACACAGAGCTAGAGGCCCTGGAGGGCAGACACTTCCCTTCAAGCTTCAGAAAGGATGAAGACCCTGGAATCCCATCAGTGGGCACAAGAAAATGGCAAGAACACCTTAGATTCTAAAGAAACTGTCAGGAATTCCAACAGCCCAACCACCAGGGCAAAGGCGCCTGGGCTGCAAAGTGCCCCGACAGCACCCCCAGACAAAGGGGTGGAACAGAGGGCAACGGTGAAAGACGCCAAACCAGGGACTCTAGCTCCAGGGTCTGCATCCCAGGATGAGGCAGGAAAGGGCCCATGGGAGCCTGCTGCCCAGAGGCCAGACTCAGCACAGGACAGCAGTGCCATAGACACACAGGACTGAACTTGGGAAAGCCACATACCACAGGCCAGCACCCAGGGAAGGAACACAGTGCTTCCTGTGGTCCACCCAGTGCAGGGCAAGAGTTCCAGGTGGGCTGGGGGTGAGACAAACCCTAAACTCCTGAGCAGCAGGCCGAAAGAAAGCACTGAACCTGAAGAGCCCAGCAGCAATGACACAGGACAGCTCAGGAGAAAAGGGGCCAGACACCAGTCCTGAGAGAACCAAAAAAGAGAGGGACAACGGGATGGGGAGCAGCTGCCTCCTCACACCTGTGCTGTGCAACTCTGAGAGTCTGGAAAGAAGAGAGACCTCCACTATGCAGCCAGGGTCATAAGTCAACAGGCCAGTTGGGACTGTCTCCAGGAAAGGCAAAGGTCACTCACCTGTGCCAACTGGGAAGGGCTATAGAAGGGCACAGTTCCACTGGGAGGATTCCCTGCAGGGCAGTGGTCACCAGGAGCCTGCAAAGCACAGAGAAGTCACCTCAGAAAGGCAGGACTACACAACAGTTGCTGTCCAGCTGCAGACACGAGCCACTCTTCGGAAGGACTGCCAATGTTCTCAAACAGGCCACAGGAGCAGAACAGGGACAGTACTGGCAACACTGGGTGTTATTACTGGATGGCTCACAGGACTATcgcaaaaacaaaagcaacatgCAGAGTGTAATGCTTTGAACTTTAGAAGACACACAGAGCGCAGCCCCAAGAGGCTGCTGGTGGCGGCCAGTCATCTGGCAGAGGTGAAGCATGAGCAGAATCCAGGGTTTCATGTGCAGCCAAAATGTCCCTTGAGCCTCTGTGACAAGAGTGAGCCTGGCTCTCAACATACACTGAAGGTGGAGCATTCCTCCACCTCCCCAGACCAGCCGCACAATGGCCAGGAGGGCTACACTCCCACGGGTGGCAGGAGACTTCCTCACCCTGACCAGCAAGAAGCCATCTTTCTTCTGAGGGCAGGCATCCTGGTCAGTGCAGCCAGGGCCGAGGCCAACTATCTGGAAAGCCAGTGCAGAAGAAGTAGAACACAAAGCGTGTTCAAGCTTCCCCACACCATGGGGTGGTCTTGTCGTGGGGGTATCTGGACAGCTAACCAGGAGGGCCGGGCAGCCAAAGGAACACTCATCCTTGGTCAGTAGTGCTTGAGCAGGACCAGGTGTGTCAGTCACAGgtgcccagagcagcccagcaCGGGCAGGCCAAAGGCAAGGCCACGAGAGCGAGATCTGAAGAAAGAGGACTGCCAGCCACAGAACCTGGTCTGCAAGCTGGCTCACTCCGTGCAATGGTGAGTCTCTGAGCTGCAGTGCAAGCGCTGCCAACAGCAAGAACATGCCAGAGGCAGTCATGTTCCAAGCTACAGCTCAGTTTCACAAAGCTTTGAGGCCACCAGAAACAATGTGCTTCAGACAGGGAAGATGCCCGCTAGCTTAAAATCCCTCTTTCAATCTAAAGTGTTTGTTAAGAAACaagctttggggctggggctcagcggtagagtgcttgcctagcatgtgtgagctgCTACTTTGGTACTACTGTCACTTTCACATCACAGAGGGGCAACTAAGGCTCTAGAGAGGTGAAGCAGGTTCAATcctttgcaccacataaaaataagggagggagggagggagggagggaaggaaggaaggaaggaaggaaggaaggaaggaaggaaggaaggaaggaaggaaggaaggacagacgGACCATTGGCTTGGCGTGGCACTAGGGATTGTCCAGCCCTCAGCTACAGCTCCATGACACTCCAAGGAGGCCTTGGTGGAGGAAGGCCCTCCTTGGAGCTCCCACAACATGGTGACCACACAAGTGCCCCTCCAGAAACAAACTTTCTACACTTCAGACCCTAAGCTGCCTTTCCCTGTGCACATGTGCATTTTCAAAGGAAAGGGCCACTGGTTAATGCACACGAGCTGGCCAAGCCTGGGCCCCAGAAGGAATTTTGTGCCAGgtgctcccttcctctcctccctgggtGTATCCAGTCTGTAGCAGGGAGTCAGGACCCAGGGAGTGACCCCTGCAGAGCTTTTAACATCTGCCCAGGAAATAGGAAATGGGGCAATTACCCACTCCAAGAATTGAGGTCTTTCTGAGCACACACAGGACATCAACACGTC
This portion of the Ictidomys tridecemlineatus isolate mIctTri1 chromosome 4, mIctTri1.hap1, whole genome shotgun sequence genome encodes:
- the Inpp5e gene encoding phosphatidylinositol polyphosphate 5-phosphatase type IV isoform X2 — translated: MPTKATCMRHTEAPGQLEARMLKGRLPGANKDLLPSPGALPTPHRQDPEKNPVPSFSDPAKISSEDPQARAKPTTPQPPTRPRLERTLSLDDKGWRRRRFPRSQEDLATQGGASPYKGSEQDMAPQAPAHSCPPPCLSTSLQEIPKPRRAVGSEGGSPSSWGNCLSGMISTSLELLHREAAPAGSSPRLAILCPPRPPPTPDLNVASNSPRMANKVDSEHADHKHHAQPRLVRAHSSLGPSRPRSPLACDTHSLHSAKSSFSLLAPIRTKDVRSRSYLEGSLLASGALLGADELTQYFPDRNMALFVATWNMQGQKELPPSLDEFLLPTEADYTQDLYVIGVQEGCSDRREWETRLQETLGPRYVLLSSAAHGVLYVSLFIRRDLIWFCSEVECSTVTTRIVSQIKTKGALGVSFTFFGTSFLFITSHFTSGDGKVAERLLDYTRTIQALALPRNVPDTNPYRSSAAVQIWTSQKTSLPASPTPTSCPVILGGGHPGGEAPLLGLGFVHLSLWPQKGRPAWMHFSLYPADVTTRFDEVFWFGDFNFRLSGGRMAVEAILKQGLDVDVPALLQHDQLIQEMKKGSIFKGFQEPDIHFLPSYKFDIGKDTYDSTSKQRTPSYTDRVLYRSRHKGDICPVKYSSCPGIKTSDHRPVYGLFRVKVRPGRDKN